The segment TGACTTTAGCAATGTCGGAATGCATGAACTGATCGTCAGCGGCGACCTCAGTCTCACCGGCGGATCCGTTTCTGGGCGGGCAACGTGGACCGTTTCCGGCAACACAACAGTCACCTCGATCGGACTGCGTGATCTTACCGGCGACGCGATTGCCTTGGGTGGGGTCGATATCAGCACGACGGACTACACGGTTAGTGCACCTTTTGGTGACGTCGTCCTTGGAGACGCTACCGCGAGTGGGGACACCAGCGTCGAGGGGCTCCGCATCCGCATCGAGCCAACCGGCGGAAGTGGTGGAGAGTCTGACGGGCTGGCCAGTAGCAACGGAGATGGCGCAACATTCTCAGTGGATGGCGCCACGACGATCATGGCGACCGCGTTTCTGGATGCTGAAAACGCAACGATCAACTCGAACGATCTGACGATTGTTACCAGCTTTACCGATGTGATTCTGGGCACCGCGACGACCGTCACCGGCGACTTGATGATTTCTTCCGGCGGCATGGTAGAAGGCGGAACAGTATCCGTTGGCGGATCAGCAGAGATTGATTCTGTCCGGGACATCGCGCTGAACCTGATCGCCGATGGAAACTCGCGACTCGAATCTGGCGGCGACATTCTGCTCGAAGGCCTGTCCAGCGACTCAGCGACCTTAATCGCTGACGGAGCCGTGGCCAACCTTGACAACGCCGCGCTCGTTATCCAGAACAACCTTACGATCGAAGCCGACAGCGCTTCGTTGGGCGACATGTCGAACGACTCGTTTACCGCGACGCGAATCAAGGCGACCGTGGACAACGCTCTTGAAATTGAACAGGAATCGAATGTTCGACTGCTCAATATCTCGGCCGGAAGTCTGGCAGTGAGTTCCACTGGAACGATCACCAATCGAAACGACGCCACGATTGATGTCGTCGGCGATGCCGAATTCTCTGGGACGAACATCACCATCGGCCAAACGGTCGAGGATACGTTTAACGCGGGGCGACTAAGTTTTAACGCGTCCAATACCGTCCAGATTACGGAAAACAGTGCGACCGAGATCTTCTCTGCCAACACGGCGCATATCGTCGCGATCAATACCGAAGGAGACCTGACGGACGATGACAATGCGTCAATTGACGTTGCATTTTCGACGCTGTTCGAAGGAGCCAATGTCACGATCGGCGACTCCGCGACGGACTCATTCAATACCCGGACGCTTTCATTTTCGAGTCCAGGCCATGTCGACGTTTCGCAAGACTCTCGAATCTTCCTGACCAACGCCAACGACAGCAACCAGCTCTCACTTTCGACACCAGTCTCAGTTCTTGATTCACCGACGACTCAAGTCAACGTTGCGGGTGAAGTTTCGTTCGACACGCCTTATCTGAACCTCGGGGACAGCGACTCGGATCAGTTCAACGCCGGTTCGGTCAGTTTCAATACGAGTGATACCGTCAATCTGACTGAAGACAGCAACACTGTTTTCAGCGGCAACAGTGACGTTCGCCTCGCCATCATTCATGCGGGAGGAAGCCTGTCCACTGCAGTGAACGCTTCGGTTCAGGCAACGTCTGCTTCGCTCTATGCGACCGATGACATCCTGCTGGGAACCGAAGCCGGCGACTTTGTGGATATCGACCGACTTCAGTTCAACAGCCCGGAGGATGTGACGGTCGAGCAGGATGACTCGCTGTACTTCTTTGGAAACAACACGGCGAAGAACCTGACGCTGCTGGCTGATGGAGCCATTGGCGACAGTGGAACAGCCTCATTTTCCATTGCGGATCACACTTGGCTTGGTGGCAACACAATCTGGATTGGCGAAAAGTCAACCGACACGTTTAACACCGGGACACTGACTTTCGTGGCAACCGGCAACGTTGTGATCGGCGAGGACTCACTGATGATGATCCGTGGCAACAACACGGCGTACAACCTGACCCTCACGGCATCGAGCGTGATCGCAGACGACGACAATGCGGAAACCGTGGTCCAAAAGTTCGCCACCTTCACCGCTGACAGCGTCTACATCGGTGACTCGTTGACCGACTGTTTCGAAATCGTGGACGGGCCGACCAATTTTGAAGTCAACGCAATCACGTCCAGCGTGACCGTTGGTTGCTAGAGCAAACGATCGCCTTTGTCTGACGTATCATTCGGTCCGTTACTTCGCGTGCTCGACGGCTTCATAGTGCCGCTTGAGCCAGTCGGCTCCGAAGTCGTTGGTGAAATCTCGCCACACGACGTGCACATGGTTGGCGTTGTCCTGCGTATTATCGTATTCAAAGATGAACGTGGGTCCCTGAATTCGATAGTAGTGCCGTTCGCCCACCGCAATCTTGCCCGCCCAGGCGAAGAAGACGTTTTCGAAACCGGCGTCTTCGATTCGTTGTCGATCAACGTCCGCCAGTTCGCCACGCACTTTGCCAAGGTATACCTCGACCAGTTCTCTGAGCATTTTCTGCTGAGCGTCGCTCATGTCCGCGGCAGCGATTCCCGCTGGCTTCAAAGGAGTCGCATCGCGTCCCGGACCGAGGATCACATCGTTGGGGGCATCGGCGGAAATGATGGCCGTTTCCTTTTGTTTGACCGAAAGGTTCTTGATCAGTTTTCGACCCAGATCTTCTTCCTTGGCTAAAACACGCAAGCCCTTGAGGGCTCCTTGGGGAACGGATCCGGGGTTCGCACCAAAGAAAGCCGGGACGGCGGAGACCTGTTGGCCATCGATGATCGTAAAGCTGACTGAAAGGTGATGTCCTTCGATTCGCCATCCCCAGGTCGCGTCGTCAGCAGGAGTACCAAACAGGAACAGGTGATATTTCGTCGGGTCACGTTTGAGGCTGCCGTTTTCCATTTCATGCAGTACTTGCTCAAGGGCCATCACTTGCATCGCGGTAGAAAATCCGTCGTGGCTGAGGCCCGTTTGAACCAGCGACAACGCAAGGCCACGCTGATGCGGTTTCATGGCTTTCATGCCCAAACCTTCGCGTTCCATCGGAATGAACTGCCAGTCTTTGCGAAGTTTGTCGTCGAACTCAAACTGAATCGCTTTCGCCTGATCCTGATCCAGCGTTTTGAGCAAAAGGTTTGCGGCAGCCGACATCTCTTTGGCGACGTCGTGAGCCTGCAACGATCCGGCACTGAAGACCAAAATCGCTGTTGCCAGAAACGTCGCAATCGATGCCGCGCGAAAGGTAGATGAAAGCATGTTCAACAATCGTTAAGTCAGTTCAATGGAAACGACCAGTTTAACAGCCCTGTCACATTTATGGTTGTTCAGCAGGAGGCATTTTTCGATCCAGCCGTTGCATCAGTTTGCTCAGCGAGATTGCGATTGCATGATAGTCGCAAACGGCTCCTTTCCGTGGCCGCACGACGATATCCATGCCAGCCGGCAGTTCGTGTTGTTGGCCGCGGAACGCTTCCCGGATCCTTCTTTTCCAACGATTTCGCACCACAGCGTTGCCAACTTTCTTGCTCACCGCCAAACCAAGCCTCGATTGATCCGCAGGTGAATGCCGGCGGGTCGCGCGGATCACCAGAACGTCATCCGCCGCGAAATGATCGCGCTGGTAAACTCGATCAAAATCCTGACGGGAAAGCAGGCGTTGTGCTTTGGTGTAGGAAAGCCTGGAAGCCACGCTATCGGCCCATCGCAAGAAGCGCGGTGACGAATCCGATCAGGATTCCAATCAGCATGAACAGGCCCGATGTCACGATCAAAGTCATCATCGAGAACAGGTTTTCGTCCGGCAGATGACCGGCCGATTTATATTTACCAGCCACACTTGTCGGAATCGGTGGCTTGGGACGTAAAACGCCGCTACCTGATTCAGCCTCGGTTACCGAGTCGTCGCCGCTAAGCGTTGCTTCTGCCCCGCTGTTGTCCGAAATCTCAGACATCGCCAATTCTGCGATGTCCATATTCGGGTCCGTGGGTTGCGCATCGATCGAAGTCGATGGCGATGTCCAACGCGGACGTTCATCAAGGTCTTCGTCTCGCAGCGGACTGTTGTCTTCCGCCCAGGGCGAAAGCCGTTCAGCGACTTCAGTGGCCGTCTGAATTCTCTGACGAGGATCCTTGGCCATCATGTCACTCATCAAGTCCACGAACTCATCGCTGACTTCTTCGTTGAATCGACGCGGATGCCATGGCGTCTCCTCAAGGTGACGTTTGGCTTTGTTTCGCGAATTGCCGCCGGGAAACGGGACTTTGCCAGTGACCGCGTAATACAGCGTGCAGCCGAGCGAGTAGATGTCGCTGGCGCTGGTGATGTGATTTGGGTTCTTGATCTGTTCCGGCGAAAGATAGTCCGCCGTTCCGACGATCTTTCCGACGCGAGGGTCTTTCGGGTCATCCAGGCAAAATGCCAAACCAAGATCGGAAAGTTTCGCGAGTCCATCGGGCGTTACGAGGATGTTGCCAGGTTTAATGTCGCGATGAATCAGCCCGCCTTTATGAGCCTGTTTCAGACCCTCAGCGGCCTGCCGAACGATGTTGGCAGCCTGATTGATCGAGAGCTTTCCTTTGCTGCGAACCAGGCGACGCAAGTCCGTGCCGGGCACATATTCAACGACCAGATACTGAACGTTTCCGTCTTCGCCCGCATCGAAAGCACGGACCAGATTTGGGTGGTCGAGCTTTGCCTGAGCCCGAATCTCGCGGCGGAAATTTGAAATTGCTTCCGGCGTAATCTTGTGCAGCGGTAAAACTTTGATCGCTGACTCGCGGCCCAGCAATTCGTGCACGGCCTTGAAGACCTGGCCCATCCCACCCTGCCCGATCCAGTCGGTGATGATGTACGGTCCAAGCGTCAGTTTCGTGCGACCGCTGAGAAGCTGTTCTGCCTGATACTCCGACAGCAGCTTTGTCTTGATTAGCTGCCTGGCGAGTTTTTTGTCGCTGACATCATTCGCCGTCCGGACTCCGGCGTGAGTCTGCACAACTGCCGCGATGGCGTGGCGCAGCTGTTGCTCAGTGACCAAGCCACTGGCAATCGCAGCATCGCGAAGTTTTGGCTTGACGGAGCTCATGGAAGGAAGTCGCAAATGGAAGTTGGCAGGTGAACGAAATCATAGGTTGTAGCGAGTGATTTTCCAACAATCTGGAATATGAGCCTCGAATTGGAGAACTTTTTTTAGGGTGGGATGGGTAAATTCAACGGATTTGGAGTGTAAGGCGATTCCCCTGCCCGCGAATTTAGCCTTGCTACCGTACTTTTCGTCACCACTAATCGGAAACCCTGCTGCCGCGAGCTGACAACGAATTTGATGTTTTCGACCCGTTTGCAACTCGATTTCCAGCAAACTGCGGTCTCCGTCTTGCCCGATTGTGTCCCATGAAAGCTTCGCGATTTTCGCATCGCGTGGAATGTTTCCCGACTGCACGACTCTATCGGCGACGCATCGCATTCGCATCGCAGCGTCGTCCTTGAACATCCAGTTCTCGCATTTTCCGGTTCGGGCGATGGATTCTCCGTAAGAGTTCGCTGCAACGATCGCCCAATAGATTTTTTTCGTTTCGCGGTCCTTGAACTGTTTTGTCAGCCTCGCCGCAGCCTTGGAAGTTCGGGCCAGCACGATCACACCGGTGGTTTTTGCATCAAGTCGGCTGACAATCCCAAGATAGACGTTGCCCGGTTTGTTGTACTTTCGCCGAATATAGTCTTTCGCCATTTCGAATAAACTCGGTTGTCCCTCGGCCGCGCCCTGA is part of the Mariniblastus fucicola genome and harbors:
- the rnpA gene encoding ribonuclease P protein component encodes the protein MASRLSYTKAQRLLSRQDFDRVYQRDHFAADDVLVIRATRRHSPADQSRLGLAVSKKVGNAVVRNRWKRRIREAFRGQQHELPAGMDIVVRPRKGAVCDYHAIAISLSKLMQRLDRKMPPAEQP
- a CDS encoding serine/threonine protein kinase, translating into MSSVKPKLRDAAIASGLVTEQQLRHAIAAVVQTHAGVRTANDVSDKKLARQLIKTKLLSEYQAEQLLSGRTKLTLGPYIITDWIGQGGMGQVFKAVHELLGRESAIKVLPLHKITPEAISNFRREIRAQAKLDHPNLVRAFDAGEDGNVQYLVVEYVPGTDLRRLVRSKGKLSINQAANIVRQAAEGLKQAHKGGLIHRDIKPGNILVTPDGLAKLSDLGLAFCLDDPKDPRVGKIVGTADYLSPEQIKNPNHITSASDIYSLGCTLYYAVTGKVPFPGGNSRNKAKRHLEETPWHPRRFNEEVSDEFVDLMSDMMAKDPRQRIQTATEVAERLSPWAEDNSPLRDEDLDERPRWTSPSTSIDAQPTDPNMDIAELAMSEISDNSGAEATLSGDDSVTEAESGSGVLRPKPPIPTSVAGKYKSAGHLPDENLFSMMTLIVTSGLFMLIGILIGFVTALLAMGR
- a CDS encoding RluA family pseudouridine synthase is translated as MPKVAPLQSNEILFEDNHLLVVNKRAGLVTQGAAEGQPSLFEMAKDYIRRKYNKPGNVYLGIVSRLDAKTTGVIVLARTSKAAARLTKQFKDRETKKIYWAIVAANSYGESIARTGKCENWMFKDDAAMRMRCVADRVVQSGNIPRDAKIAKLSWDTIGQDGDRSLLEIELQTGRKHQIRCQLAAAGFPISGDEKYGSKAKFAGRGIALHSKSVEFTHPTLKKVLQFEAHIPDCWKITRYNL
- a CDS encoding DUF3500 domain-containing protein translates to MLSSTFRAASIATFLATAILVFSAGSLQAHDVAKEMSAAANLLLKTLDQDQAKAIQFEFDDKLRKDWQFIPMEREGLGMKAMKPHQRGLALSLVQTGLSHDGFSTAMQVMALEQVLHEMENGSLKRDPTKYHLFLFGTPADDATWGWRIEGHHLSVSFTIIDGQQVSAVPAFFGANPGSVPQGALKGLRVLAKEEDLGRKLIKNLSVKQKETAIISADAPNDVILGPGRDATPLKPAGIAAADMSDAQQKMLRELVEVYLGKVRGELADVDRQRIEDAGFENVFFAWAGKIAVGERHYYRIQGPTFIFEYDNTQDNANHVHVVWRDFTNDFGADWLKRHYEAVEHAK
- a CDS encoding beta strand repeat-containing protein, which produces MKSKKSRRSNRRVVSGTTNYQSLETRRLLATASYNAGALIVDFGSANDSAIVDVNGSGNVTVNGNDQISVDDTPTTVAASSVDFFVAYGTADVGQDLSLVATLPELERIDIADVDVISLQGDYDVDSVSLTGATVISQSAGSALMVSGLTTIGATGNVSLGSVANDFGDRVSVIGNDVLLREANSIQLGTVTTTGNFQVEASHIGSLLSPIVVAGDTTFSAVDGVSMLESSIDTHNLTVYSSDDFSNVGMHELIVSGDLSLTGGSVSGRATWTVSGNTTVTSIGLRDLTGDAIALGGVDISTTDYTVSAPFGDVVLGDATASGDTSVEGLRIRIEPTGGSGGESDGLASSNGDGATFSVDGATTIMATAFLDAENATINSNDLTIVTSFTDVILGTATTVTGDLMISSGGMVEGGTVSVGGSAEIDSVRDIALNLIADGNSRLESGGDILLEGLSSDSATLIADGAVANLDNAALVIQNNLTIEADSASLGDMSNDSFTATRIKATVDNALEIEQESNVRLLNISAGSLAVSSTGTITNRNDATIDVVGDAEFSGTNITIGQTVEDTFNAGRLSFNASNTVQITENSATEIFSANTAHIVAINTEGDLTDDDNASIDVAFSTLFEGANVTIGDSATDSFNTRTLSFSSPGHVDVSQDSRIFLTNANDSNQLSLSTPVSVLDSPTTQVNVAGEVSFDTPYLNLGDSDSDQFNAGSVSFNTSDTVNLTEDSNTVFSGNSDVRLAIIHAGGSLSTAVNASVQATSASLYATDDILLGTEAGDFVDIDRLQFNSPEDVTVEQDDSLYFFGNNTAKNLTLLADGAIGDSGTASFSIADHTWLGGNTIWIGEKSTDTFNTGTLTFVATGNVVIGEDSLMMIRGNNTAYNLTLTASSVIADDDNAETVVQKFATFTADSVYIGDSLTDCFEIVDGPTNFEVNAITSSVTVGC